The following proteins are encoded in a genomic region of Oncorhynchus keta strain PuntledgeMale-10-30-2019 chromosome 35, Oket_V2, whole genome shotgun sequence:
- the LOC118368276 gene encoding E3 ubiquitin-protein ligase pellino homolog 2 isoform X2, which yields MFSPSQEEQCAPTKDPIKYGELVVLGYNGSLPNGDRGRRKSRFALYKRSKANGVKPSTVHILNTPQASKIGRSTESPIDFVVTDTVSGGQEGEETPITQSTISRFACRVVCERVLPYTARIYAAGFDSSKNIFLGEKAAKWKNPDGHMDGLTTNGVLVMHPRGGFTEESKPGVWREISVCGDVYTLRETRSAQTRGKLVECESNVLQDGSLVDLCGATLLWRTADGLFHTPTQKHLEALRQEINAARPQCPVGLNTLAFPSMQRSRALSSLEDKQPWVYLACGHVHGYHNWGHRSEQEPSAQRECPMCRTVGPYVPLWLGCEPAFYVDVGAPTHAFVPCGHVCSEKSAKYWAEIPLPHGTHAFHAACPFCATQLCLTQGCAKLIFQGPID from the exons ATGTTTTCACCAAGCCAGGAGGAGCAGTGCGCCCCTACAAAAGACCCCATAAAATACGGGGAGTTGGTAGTATTAGG GTACAATGGATCCCTCCCGAACGGAGACCGGGGCCGAAGGAAAAGCCGCTTTGCCCTGTACAAGAGAAGCAAAGCCAACGGTGTTAAACCCAGCACCGTCCATATCCTCAACACACCACAGGCCAGCAAG ATTGGCCGCTCCACAGAGAGTCCCATAGACTTTGTGGTGACGGACACTGTGTCTGGGGgtcaggagggagaggagacgccCATCACCCAGAGCACCATCTCGCGCTTCGCCTGTCGTGTCGTCTGTGAGAGGGTCCTGCCCTACACCGCCCGCATCTATGCTGCTGGCTTTGACTCCTCCAAGAACATCTTCCTGGGG GAAAAAGCCGCCAAGTGGAAGAACCCGGATGGTCACATGGACGGGCTGACAACCAATGGAGTGCTGGTGATGCACCCCAGGGGTGGGTTCACAGAGGAGTCCAAACCGGGTGTATGGAGGGAGATCTCTGTGTGTGGGGATGTTTACACCCTGAGAGAGACCCGTTCTGCTCAGACCCGCGGCAAACTG GTGGAGTGTGAGAGCAACGTGCTGCAGGACGGTTCCCTGGTAGACCTATGTGGCGCCACCCTGCTGTGGCGCACAGCTGATGGCCTCTTCCACACACCCACCCAGAAGCACCTGGAGGCCCTGCGGCAGGAGATCAACGCAGCGCGCCCCCAGTGCCCTGTGGGCCTCAACACCCTGGCTTTCCCCAGCATGCAGCGCAGCCGCGCCCTCTCCTCCCTGGAGGACAAGCAGCCCTGGGTCTACCTGGCCTGTGGCCACGTGCACGGCTACCACAACTGGGGCCACCGCTCGGAACAGGAGCCCAGCGCCCAGCGGGAGTGCCCCATGTGCCGGACCGTGGGCCCCTACGTGCCGCTGTGGCTGGGCTGTGAGCCCGCCTTCTACGTGGATGTGGGCGCCCCCACACACGCCTTTGTGCCGTGCGGACACGTGTGCTCAGAGAAGTCGGCAAAGTACTGGGCGGAGATCCCTCTGCCCCATGGCACCCACGCCTTCCACGCCGCCTGCCCATTCTGTGCCACCCAGCTCTGCCTCACCCAGGGCTGTGCCAAGCTCATCTTCCAGGGCCCCATTGACTGA
- the LOC118368276 gene encoding E3 ubiquitin-protein ligase pellino homolog 2 isoform X1, with amino-acid sequence MFSPSQEEQCAPTKDPIKYGELVVLGYNGSLPNGDRGRRKSRFALYKRSKANGVKPSTVHILNTPQASKAVNCKGQHSISYTLSRNQTVVVEYCHDKDTDMFQIGRSTESPIDFVVTDTVSGGQEGEETPITQSTISRFACRVVCERVLPYTARIYAAGFDSSKNIFLGEKAAKWKNPDGHMDGLTTNGVLVMHPRGGFTEESKPGVWREISVCGDVYTLRETRSAQTRGKLVECESNVLQDGSLVDLCGATLLWRTADGLFHTPTQKHLEALRQEINAARPQCPVGLNTLAFPSMQRSRALSSLEDKQPWVYLACGHVHGYHNWGHRSEQEPSAQRECPMCRTVGPYVPLWLGCEPAFYVDVGAPTHAFVPCGHVCSEKSAKYWAEIPLPHGTHAFHAACPFCATQLCLTQGCAKLIFQGPID; translated from the exons ATGTTTTCACCAAGCCAGGAGGAGCAGTGCGCCCCTACAAAAGACCCCATAAAATACGGGGAGTTGGTAGTATTAGG GTACAATGGATCCCTCCCGAACGGAGACCGGGGCCGAAGGAAAAGCCGCTTTGCCCTGTACAAGAGAAGCAAAGCCAACGGTGTTAAACCCAGCACCGTCCATATCCTCAACACACCACAGGCCAGCAAG GCGGTGAACTGCAAAGGGCAGCACAGTATTTCCTACACTCTGTCCAGGAACCAGACAGTAGTGGTGGAATACTGCCATGACAAAGACACAGACATGTTTCAG ATTGGCCGCTCCACAGAGAGTCCCATAGACTTTGTGGTGACGGACACTGTGTCTGGGGgtcaggagggagaggagacgccCATCACCCAGAGCACCATCTCGCGCTTCGCCTGTCGTGTCGTCTGTGAGAGGGTCCTGCCCTACACCGCCCGCATCTATGCTGCTGGCTTTGACTCCTCCAAGAACATCTTCCTGGGG GAAAAAGCCGCCAAGTGGAAGAACCCGGATGGTCACATGGACGGGCTGACAACCAATGGAGTGCTGGTGATGCACCCCAGGGGTGGGTTCACAGAGGAGTCCAAACCGGGTGTATGGAGGGAGATCTCTGTGTGTGGGGATGTTTACACCCTGAGAGAGACCCGTTCTGCTCAGACCCGCGGCAAACTG GTGGAGTGTGAGAGCAACGTGCTGCAGGACGGTTCCCTGGTAGACCTATGTGGCGCCACCCTGCTGTGGCGCACAGCTGATGGCCTCTTCCACACACCCACCCAGAAGCACCTGGAGGCCCTGCGGCAGGAGATCAACGCAGCGCGCCCCCAGTGCCCTGTGGGCCTCAACACCCTGGCTTTCCCCAGCATGCAGCGCAGCCGCGCCCTCTCCTCCCTGGAGGACAAGCAGCCCTGGGTCTACCTGGCCTGTGGCCACGTGCACGGCTACCACAACTGGGGCCACCGCTCGGAACAGGAGCCCAGCGCCCAGCGGGAGTGCCCCATGTGCCGGACCGTGGGCCCCTACGTGCCGCTGTGGCTGGGCTGTGAGCCCGCCTTCTACGTGGATGTGGGCGCCCCCACACACGCCTTTGTGCCGTGCGGACACGTGTGCTCAGAGAAGTCGGCAAAGTACTGGGCGGAGATCCCTCTGCCCCATGGCACCCACGCCTTCCACGCCGCCTGCCCATTCTGTGCCACCCAGCTCTGCCTCACCCAGGGCTGTGCCAAGCTCATCTTCCAGGGCCCCATTGACTGA